Proteins encoded together in one Neisseria lactamica window:
- a CDS encoding THUMP domain-containing class I SAM-dependent RNA methyltransferase, whose protein sequence is MNTLYTLFATCPRGLETVLSQELGSLGCTDVQAFDGGVSCRGGLEQTYAANLHSRTAGRILLRLTKGTYRNERDIYKLAKNINWFNWFTLQQTFKVKVEAKRANVKSLQFVGLTVKDAVCDAFRDIYDARPSVDKAAPDVRIHVFLDERHVEVFIDTSGEALFKRGYRQDTGEAPLRENLAAGLLLSAGYDGTQPFQDPFCGSGTIAIEAAWIAARRAPGMMRRFGFEKLQNFDKTLWADLRRRAEAQVKPAFAPISGSDNDRRIVQTALANVRSAGVDDIVSFSVADAQSVRPNGENGIMVSNPPYGVRLEEVRALQALYPQLGTWLKKHYAGWRVGMFTGDREMPKFMRLSPKRKIPLYNGNIDCRLFLIDMVQGSNR, encoded by the coding sequence ATGAATACTTTATATACACTTTTCGCCACCTGCCCGCGCGGCTTGGAAACCGTTTTATCTCAAGAACTCGGAAGCCTCGGCTGTACCGATGTTCAAGCGTTTGACGGCGGCGTTTCCTGCCGGGGCGGATTGGAACAGACCTACGCCGCCAACCTGCACTCGCGCACCGCCGGCCGTATCCTGCTGCGTCTGACCAAAGGGACATACCGCAATGAGCGCGACATTTACAAACTTGCCAAAAACATTAACTGGTTTAATTGGTTTACCTTGCAGCAGACGTTCAAAGTCAAAGTCGAGGCAAAACGCGCCAACGTCAAAAGCCTCCAATTTGTCGGTTTGACCGTCAAAGATGCCGTCTGCGACGCTTTCCGCGACATTTACGACGCACGTCCGAGCGTGGACAAAGCCGCGCCCGATGTCCGTATCCATGTTTTTTTGGATGAGCGCCACGTCGAGGTTTTTATCGACACTTCGGGCGAAGCCCTGTTCAAACGCGGTTACCGGCAGGATACCGGAGAAGCCCCGCTGCGCGAAAATCTTGCCGCCGGACTGCTGCTCTCGGCAGGCTACGACGGCACGCAGCCGTTTCAAGATCCGTTTTGCGGCAGCGGCACGATTGCTATCGAAGCCGCTTGGATTGCCGCCCGCCGCGCACCGGGTATGATGCGCCGCTTCGGTTTTGAAAAACTGCAAAATTTCGATAAAACGCTGTGGGCGGATTTGCGCCGCCGCGCCGAAGCGCAGGTCAAACCCGCTTTTGCACCGATTTCGGGCAGCGACAACGACCGCCGCATCGTTCAGACGGCATTGGCCAACGTACGCAGTGCCGGGGTGGACGACATCGTTTCCTTCAGCGTTGCCGACGCGCAGTCCGTCCGACCGAACGGCGAAAACGGCATTATGGTGTCCAATCCGCCCTACGGCGTACGCCTTGAGGAAGTCCGTGCTTTGCAGGCACTGTATCCGCAGTTGGGGACGTGGTTGAAAAAACACTATGCCGGCTGGCGGGTCGGTATGTTTACCGGCGACAGGGAAATGCCCAAATTCATGCGCCTGTCGCCCAAGCGGAAAATCCCGCTTTATAACGGCAACATCGACTGCCGCCTGTTCCTGATTGATATGGTGCAGGGATCGAACCGTTGA
- a CDS encoding transferrin-binding protein-like solute binding protein, producing MNNPLVNRAAMVLPVFLLSACLGGGGSFDLDSVDTEAPRPAPKYQDVSSEKPKAQKDQGGYGFAMRLKRRNWYSQAKEDEVKLNESDWEATGLPTEPKELPKRQKSVIEKVETDSDSNIYSSPYLTQSNHQNGNTGNGINQPKNQAKDYENFKYVYSGWFYKHAKREFNLTGEHKSAKTGDDGYIFYHGKEPSRQLPASGKIIYKGVWHFATDTKKGQKFREIIQPSKNQGDRYSGFSGDDGEEYSNKNETTLQSGHEGYGFTSNLQVDFDNKKLTGKLIRNNANQNNTNNDKHTTQYYSLDATLKGNRFSGKAEATDKPGNGETKQHPFVSDSSSLSGGFFGPKGEELGFRFLSDDKKVAVVGSAKTKDKTENGAAASGGAGAAASGGVADMPSENGKLTTVLDAVELTHGGKAIKNLDNFSNAAQLVVDGIMIPLLPEASESGNTNQGTNGGTAFTRKFAHTPKSDEKDTQAGTAANGDQAASNTAGDTNGKTKTYEVEVCCSNLNYLKYGLLTRKTAGNTGEGGNGSPTAAQTGAQSMFLQGERTDEKEIPKEQQDIVYRGSWYGHIASSTSWSGNASNATSGNRAEFTVNFDTKKINGKLTAENRQEATFTIEGTIQDNGFSGTAKTADLGFDLDQSNTTGTPKAYITNAKVQGGFYGPKAEEMGGWFAYPGDKQAQPSASGSGASAANSATVVFGAKRQQLVQ from the coding sequence ATGAACAATCCGTTAGTGAATCGGGCGGCTATGGTGTTGCCTGTGTTTTTGTTGAGTGCCTGTCTGGGCGGCGGCGGCAGCTTCGATCTTGATTCTGTCGATACCGAAGCCCCGCGTCCCGCGCCAAAGTATCAAGATGTTTCTTCCGAAAAGCCGAAAGCCCAAAAAGACCAAGGCGGATACGGTTTTGCGATGAGGTTGAAACGGAGGAATTGGTATTCTCAGGCAAAAGAAGACGAGGTTAAACTGAACGAGAGTGATTGGGAGGCGACAGGATTGCCGACAGAACCCAAGGAACTCCCTAAACGGCAAAAATCGGTTATTGAAAAAGTAGAAACAGACAGCGACAGCAATATTTATTCTTCCCCCTATCTCACGCAATCAAACCATCAAAACGGCAACACTGGCAACGGTATAAACCAACCTAAAAATCAGGCAAAAGATTACGAAAATTTTAAATATGTTTATTCCGGCTGGTTTTACAAACACGCTAAACGAGAGTTTAACTTAACGGGAGAACATAAAAGTGCAAAAACCGGCGACGACGGCTATATCTTTTATCACGGCAAAGAACCTTCCCGACAACTTCCCGCTTCTGGAAAAATTATCTATAAAGGTGTGTGGCATTTTGCGACCGATACAAAAAAGGGTCAAAAATTTCGTGAAATTATCCAACCTTCAAAAAATCAAGGCGACAGGTATAGCGGATTTTCGGGTGATGACGGCGAGGAATATTCCAATAAAAATGAAACGACTTTACAAAGCGGTCACGAGGGTTATGGTTTTACCTCGAATTTACAAGTGGATTTCGACAATAAGAAATTGACAGGTAAATTAATACGCAATAATGCGAACCAAAATAATACTAATAATGACAAACATACCACCCAATACTACAGCCTTGATGCGACGCTTAAGGGAAACCGCTTTAGCGGAAAAGCGGAAGCAACCGACAAACCCGGCAACGGCGAAACCAAACAACATCCCTTTGTTTCCGACTCGTCTTCTTTGAGCGGCGGCTTTTTCGGCCCGAAGGGTGAGGAATTGGGTTTCCGCTTTTTGAGCGACGATAAAAAAGTTGCGGTTGTCGGCAGCGCGAAAACCAAAGACAAAACGGAAAATGGCGCAGCGGCTTCAGGCGGCGCAGGTGCGGCAGCATCAGGCGGTGTGGCAGATATGCCGTCTGAAAACGGTAAGCTGACCACGGTTTTGGATGCGGTCGAGCTGACGCACGGCGGCAAAGCAATCAAAAATCTCGACAACTTCAGCAACGCCGCCCAACTGGTTGTCGACGGCATTATGATTCCGCTCCTGCCCGAGGCTTCCGAAAGTGGGAATACCAATCAAGGTACAAACGGCGGAACAGCCTTTACCCGCAAATTTGCCCACACGCCGAAAAGCGATGAAAAAGACACCCAAGCAGGTACGGCGGCGAATGGCGATCAAGCCGCTTCAAATACGGCAGGTGATACCAATGGCAAAACAAAAACCTATGAAGTCGAAGTCTGCTGTTCCAACCTCAATTATCTGAAATACGGGTTGCTGACGCGCAAAACTGCCGGCAATACGGGGGAAGGTGGCAACGGCAGCCCAACCGCCGCCCAAACGGGCGCGCAGAGTATGTTCCTTCAAGGCGAGCGCACCGATGAAAAAGAGATTCCAAAAGAGCAACAAGACATCGTTTATCGGGGGTCTTGGTACGGGCATATCGCCAGCAGCACAAGCTGGAGCGGCAATGCTTCCAATGCAACGAGTGGCAACAGGGCGGAATTTACTGTGAATTTCGATACGAAAAAAATTAACGGCAAGTTAACCGCTGAAAACAGGCAGGAGGCAACCTTTACCATTGAGGGAACGATTCAGGACAACGGTTTTTCCGGTACGGCGAAAACTGCTGACTTAGGTTTTGATCTCGATCAAAGCAATACCACCGGTACGCCTAAGGCATATATCACAAACGCCAAGGTGCAGGGCGGTTTTTACGGGCCCAAAGCCGAAGAAATGGGTGGATGGTTTGCTTATCCGGGCGACAAGCAGGCGCAGCCGTCCGCTTCGGGGTCAGGCGCATCAGCCGCCAACAGCGCGACCGTGGTATTCGGTGCGAAACGCCAACAGCTTGTGCAATAA
- the murI gene encoding glutamate racemase, with product MENIGRQRPIGVFDSGIGGLTNVRALMERLPMENIIYFGDTARVPYGTKSKATIENFSMQIVDFLLEHDVKAMVIACNTIAAVAGQKIRQKTGNMPVLDVISAGAKAALATTRNNKIGIIATNTTVNSNAYARAIHRSNPDTLVRTQAAPLLVPLVEEGWLEHEVTRLTVCEYLKPLLADGIDTLVLGCTHFPLLKPLIGREAGNVALVDSAITTAEETARVLAQEGLLNTDNNNPDYRFYVSDIPLKFRTIGERFLGRTMEQIEMVSLG from the coding sequence ATGGAAAATATCGGCAGGCAGCGACCCATCGGCGTTTTTGACTCGGGAATCGGCGGTTTGACCAATGTGCGCGCACTGATGGAGCGGCTGCCGATGGAGAACATCATTTATTTCGGCGACACGGCGCGCGTGCCTTACGGGACGAAATCTAAGGCGACCATCGAAAATTTCTCGATGCAGATTGTCGATTTTTTATTGGAACACGATGTCAAGGCGATGGTTATCGCGTGCAATACGATTGCGGCGGTGGCGGGGCAGAAAATCCGTCAAAAGACGGGCAATATGCCTGTGTTGGACGTGATTTCCGCCGGTGCGAAAGCTGCGCTGGCAACGACGCGCAACAATAAAATCGGCATTATCGCCACCAATACGACAGTTAACAGCAATGCTTATGCGCGCGCCATCCACAGGAGCAACCCTGATACGCTCGTCCGCACGCAGGCTGCGCCGCTGCTTGTCCCTTTGGTGGAAGAGGGCTGGCTGGAACACGAAGTTACCCGCCTGACCGTATGCGAATACCTCAAACCATTGCTTGCAGACGGCATCGATACGCTGGTGTTGGGCTGCACGCACTTTCCCTTGCTCAAACCCTTAATCGGCAGGGAGGCGGGCAATGTCGCGCTGGTCGATTCCGCGATTACGACTGCCGAAGAAACCGCACGCGTCCTTGCACAGGAAGGGTTGCTCAATACCGACAACAACAATCCCGACTACCGTTTTTACGTTAGCGATATTCCTTTGAAATTCAGAACCATCGGCGAGCGTTTTCTGGGCAGGACGATGGAGCAGATTGAAATGGTGTCTTTGGGGTAG
- the tsaE gene encoding tRNA (adenosine(37)-N6)-threonylcarbamoyltransferase complex ATPase subunit type 1 TsaE codes for MPDFPPVSRFLADEAATLDLGAAWSSRLNAPLVIYLEGDLGAGKTTLTRGILRGLGHQGAVKSPTYAIVESYPLERFTLHHFDLYRFSFPEEWEDAGLDELFAANSVCLIEWPQQGGEFTPPADITATLTHDGGGRKCLLTAHTERGRESLPL; via the coding sequence ATGCCTGATTTTCCCCCCGTTTCCCGATTCCTTGCCGACGAAGCCGCCACACTCGATTTGGGCGCGGCGTGGTCTTCCCGTTTAAACGCACCGCTGGTCATTTACCTCGAAGGGGATTTGGGTGCGGGGAAAACCACGCTGACACGCGGCATCCTGCGCGGATTGGGTCATCAGGGCGCAGTCAAAAGCCCGACCTACGCCATCGTCGAATCTTATCCGCTGGAACGTTTCACGCTGCATCATTTCGACCTCTACCGCTTCTCGTTCCCCGAAGAATGGGAAGACGCGGGGCTTGACGAACTGTTTGCCGCAAACAGCGTCTGCCTGATTGAATGGCCGCAACAGGGCGGGGAATTTACGCCGCCCGCCGACATCACCGCAACATTGACACACGACGGCGGCGGCAGAAAATGCCTGCTGACCGCCCATACCGAACGAGGACGCGAAAGCCTGCCGCTATGA
- the fic gene encoding protein adenylyltransferase Fic, whose amino-acid sequence MSNWKPDIPYNDLPPLPPKQDIESKTILKRCIAARASLARLKQAAELIPNQAMLINTLPVMEARASSEIENIVTTTDKLFQSLQMDTERQDPATKEALQYRTALFAGYESLTSRPLCTQTAIMVCNAIKHPYEMAIRKTGGTALKGGNSGNVVYTPPEGEETIRGKLANWERFIHESGDLDPLIIMAAAHYQFEAIHPFTDGNGRTGRILNSLLLIEKGLLDLPILYLSRYIIENRADYYRLLLGVTERQDWESWIIYILDGVADTADWTVSKIDAIRCLFEQTRQHIRTHAQGIYTHELVNLLFEQPYTRIANLEAAGIAKRQTASKYLKELSDIGVLQEIAIGRDKLFIHPRLMELLRGEGNSFTSF is encoded by the coding sequence ATGAGCAACTGGAAACCCGATATTCCCTATAACGATTTACCACCCCTGCCGCCAAAACAGGATATTGAAAGCAAAACCATCCTGAAACGTTGTATAGCCGCCCGTGCATCCCTTGCCCGTTTAAAGCAGGCGGCAGAATTGATACCGAATCAAGCCATGCTGATTAACACCCTTCCTGTTATGGAAGCCCGTGCAAGTTCGGAAATTGAAAACATCGTAACCACAACGGACAAGCTGTTTCAATCCCTGCAAATGGATACGGAACGGCAAGACCCTGCCACGAAAGAAGCCCTGCAATACCGCACCGCCCTGTTTGCAGGCTATGAATCACTGACGAGCCGCCCTTTATGCACACAAACCGCCATCATGGTCTGCAACGCCATCAAGCACCCCTACGAAATGGCCATCCGCAAAACAGGCGGCACAGCCCTAAAAGGAGGCAACAGCGGAAATGTTGTCTATACCCCGCCCGAAGGAGAAGAAACCATACGCGGCAAGCTGGCAAATTGGGAGCGGTTTATTCACGAAAGCGGCGATTTAGACCCGCTTATCATCATGGCGGCGGCACATTACCAATTTGAAGCCATCCACCCGTTTACGGACGGCAACGGGCGGACGGGGCGCATATTGAACAGCCTGCTATTGATTGAAAAAGGGCTTTTGGATTTGCCGATTCTGTACTTGAGCCGCTACATCATCGAAAACAGGGCGGACTATTACCGCCTGCTGTTAGGCGTAACCGAACGGCAGGATTGGGAAAGCTGGATAATCTACATCTTAGACGGCGTAGCCGACACCGCCGATTGGACGGTATCGAAAATAGATGCGATACGCTGCCTGTTCGAGCAGACACGGCAACACATACGGACACACGCACAAGGAATCTACACGCACGAACTGGTAAATCTTCTGTTTGAGCAGCCATATACACGCATTGCCAACCTAGAAGCGGCAGGGATAGCCAAACGGCAGACGGCCTCTAAGTACCTGAAAGAGCTTTCAGACATAGGTGTGCTGCAAGAAATCGCCATCGGCAGGGACAAACTATTCATTCATCCGCGCCTAATGGAACTATTGCGGGGAGAGGGAAACAGCTTTACTTCATTCTAA
- a CDS encoding N-acetylmuramoyl-L-alanine amidase translates to MTKLTRRQIIRRTAGTLFALSPIASAVAKTVRAPQFTAARIWPSHTYTRLTLESTTALKYQHFALDNPGRLVVDIQNANINTVLHGLSQKVMADDPFIRSIRAGQNTPDTVRLVIDLKQPSYAQVFSLPPVGGFKNRLVVDLYPQGMDADDPMMALLNGSPNKTRRGSPEADLAQNTTPQPGRGRNGRRPVIMIDPGHGGEDPGAVSSGGLQEKHVVLSIARETKKQLEALGYNVFMTRNEDVFIPLGVRVAKGRARRADVFVSIHADAFTSPSARGTGVYMLNTKGATSSAAKFLEQTQNNADAVGGVPTSGNRNVDTALLDMTQTATLRDSRKLGKLVLEELGRLNHLHKGRVDEANFAVLRAPDMPSILVETAFLSNPAEEKLLGSESFRRQCAQSIASGVQRYLNTSVLKRG, encoded by the coding sequence ATGACCAAACTGACACGAAGACAAATCATCCGCCGCACCGCCGGCACACTGTTCGCCCTAAGCCCCATCGCATCCGCCGTTGCCAAAACCGTGCGCGCACCACAATTCACCGCCGCACGGATATGGCCGTCGCACACCTACACCCGCCTGACGCTGGAAAGCACAACCGCGCTCAAATACCAGCACTTCGCGCTCGACAACCCGGGCAGGCTGGTCGTCGACATACAAAACGCAAACATCAATACCGTATTGCACGGACTGTCTCAGAAGGTTATGGCGGACGACCCCTTTATCCGCAGCATACGCGCGGGTCAGAACACGCCCGACACCGTCCGCCTCGTCATCGATTTGAAACAGCCTTCCTACGCGCAAGTTTTTTCCCTCCCCCCCGTCGGCGGCTTTAAAAACCGCCTCGTCGTCGATCTCTATCCGCAAGGGATGGATGCCGACGATCCGATGATGGCGCTGCTTAACGGCAGCCCGAACAAAACCCGGCGCGGCTCTCCGGAAGCCGACCTCGCCCAAAACACCACGCCCCAACCCGGGCGCGGCAGAAACGGGCGCAGGCCCGTCATTATGATCGACCCCGGACACGGCGGCGAAGACCCCGGCGCCGTCAGCTCGGGCGGCTTGCAGGAAAAACACGTCGTCCTCTCCATCGCCCGCGAAACCAAAAAACAATTGGAAGCCTTGGGTTACAACGTCTTTATGACGCGCAACGAAGACGTGTTCATCCCATTGGGCGTGCGTGTCGCCAAAGGGCGCGCACGGCGGGCGGACGTATTCGTCTCCATCCACGCCGACGCTTTCACCAGCCCCTCCGCGCGCGGCACAGGGGTTTATATGCTGAACACCAAAGGCGCGACCAGCTCTGCCGCCAAATTCTTGGAACAGACGCAAAACAATGCCGACGCGGTCGGCGGCGTACCGACCAGCGGCAACCGCAACGTCGATACCGCCCTGCTCGATATGACCCAAACCGCCACACTGCGCGACAGCCGCAAACTCGGCAAACTGGTGCTTGAAGAATTGGGCAGGCTCAACCACTTGCACAAAGGCAGGGTGGACGAAGCCAATTTCGCCGTTTTGCGCGCGCCCGATATGCCGTCTATCCTGGTCGAAACCGCCTTCCTGTCCAATCCTGCCGAAGAGAAGCTGCTGGGCAGCGAATCCTTCCGCCGGCAGTGCGCCCAATCCATTGCCTCGGGTGTCCAACGCTACCTCAATACATCCGTATTGAAGCGGGGTTGA